The genomic stretch TTGATATAGTAGACCCAAAGACTGATGAACCAGTAGGCGAAGGTGAGAGAGGGGAATTAATCGCAACATTATTAAACCATTTTACTATGCCATTAATACGTTATAGTTTAGGTGACTACGTTAAAAATGAATTTATTACTGATCCAGATCCTAAGTATGGAATTACTCATATGAGATTTGCAGAACCAATACCTGGAAGAGTAGAATGGATGTTTAGAGTGCGAGGAAAATTACTATTCCCAATTTATGTGGAGGATGCAGTAAATGAGATACCAGATACTACTGGGATGTATAACATAATTGTGTATGATAATGAAATGGATAAGCTAAAGATTAGGATAGAGACTAGGAGAGAATTTGTAGATCCTCAGTATGAAAAACAAGCTAAAGAGATCTTGGGAAGTAGATTAGGAATTAACCCAGATGATGTAGAAATAGAATGGGTAAAACCTGGACAAACTGTATGGACAGGATATAAGCTTCAAGTATTCCTAGATCAAAGAAAGAAAAAGTGACTTAAAAATAAAATTTTTAGCTTTTTACTTCTTTATTTCTTTCCGGATTTTTCTAACATTTGTAGTAGTTCTTTTGGAGCGTCTTTCTCGCTTACAGCTCCTCTACCAGTCTTTCCTCCACCCTCATCATAGGTGAAGCTTATCATTTTGCCTACTCTCCATACCTTCTTTATCTTACTTATATCTACTTGCTTCTCTTCTCCTTTGTACTTGAACTTTACTGTTGCCATATTTCTTCAAGTTATCTTACGATACTCAGATAAATAAACCTTACGGTGTTAACTTAAGGATTACTTATGGTATTCTCTTAGATAATTTATTGTATTCAAGGTTTTGAATTTTAATATAACCAATGTACAATAATTAGTTTGTATAATCAAAATTCTCTTACTAAGAATTATACAGAAACATTCTACTCTATAGATAGAGAAATAATAAAAATAATGAATGTAAATTTTTCTTTATTAATTTAATGACACTGTATATGAAAGAGACTATATTTATCGTTTTTATCACTTTTAGTTTCCTAGAAACACTAGTTAATAGTATTTGAGCCATATAATTCTCAATTGAGTAAAAATCCGAAATACACTTGATTAACTAAGGGAAAGACTTAAATAAAGACAATCTAAAAAATAATATTGCTGGGGCCGTAGTCTAGCCTGGACTAGGACGCCAGGCTTGGGCCCTGGTGATCGCGGGTTCAAATCCCGCCGGCCCCATTAGGGGGACGAATCCCCCTAATACCCCCTCTTTCATTTTTTCGTAAGTTTCTACGACGTCAGCTAAAGGCCCAACGTAACGCTCTTTTACCTCACCGTTTATCGTTTCCAATTTATAGACATAATACCGCCACTTTTCTTTCATTTATAATATCAAACCAATTATTTTCTATAAAATATTACCTTTATTCTGATTATCATACTATCTACTTTAAAGATATATTATATAAAATTTATCATCTTATTGATCTATATTTATATTCATAATTAGTATCATACTAAAATTTAAGCAATTTAAACTTACTATATACTGATGAGCCAGAAAAGGATTAAGGTTTTAGTTGCAAAATTAGGTCTTGACGGTCATGATAGGGGTGCTAAAGTAATAGCAAGAGCATTAAAGGATGCTGGAATGGAAGTCGTTTATACCGGTTTAAGGCAAACCCCAGAGCAGATAGTAAAATCTGCAATACAAGAGGACGTAGATGTTATTGGTATTAGTATCTTAAGTGGTGCTCACCTAGAATTAGTACCCTATGTTGTAAACCTTATGCGTGAAAAAGGATTAAATGATGTTGTATTAGTTGTAGGCGGAGTTATACCACCTCAAGATGTACCAAAACTTAAAGAGATAGGAGTTGATGAAGTGTTCTTACCTGGTTCTAGCCTAAAAGATGTAGTAGAGAAAATTACAAAGGCTGTAGAGAGTAAAAGGGGCATAAAGGTTGCTTCTTGAAAAAGCTTTGGCTGGTGAGGAATTAGCAATCTCTAGACTTTTAACAAAAATAGAGTATTTTACTCAAGAGGGTCTAGAAAGCTTACAAGAGTTAATTAAAAGGTCTGGAAAAGCACACGTTATAGGAATTACTGGATCACCTGGTGCTGGTAAAAGTACTCTGATTTCAGAGCTTATTTCAGAATATGTAAAGAGAGGTCATAAAGTTGGTGTAATTTTAATTGATCCTTCTAGTCCGTTTAGTATGGGCTCTTTTATGGGAAATAGAATTAGAATGGTCGGTAAGGAGGTCAGTGGTAACGTTTTTATTAGAAGCATAGCATCTAGAGGAAATTTAGGAGGAATATCTTCAGAAGCCTTAATGTTAATTGAGGCGTTAGACGGTTTAGGATTTGATAGAATAATTGTTGAAACCGTAGGAGCAGGGCAGACAGATACTGATGTAGTAAATGGTGTTCATACTATAGCAGTTGTTTCTGTACCTGGGACTGGAGATGAGATCCAGGCTTTAAAAGCCGGAATAATGGAAATTGGGGATGTATATATTGTTAACAAGGCTGATAAGATTGAAGCCGAGATGCTATATGATGCTATAAGATTTGCTTTAGATACTGCGGAAGTGAATTTCAGAGATGGTTGGGTACCTAAAATAATTAAGACTATAGCAATAAAAGGTTTAGGAATTAAAGAGTTGGTAGATGTATTTGAAGAACACTTATCTTTCATTAAAGAAAAAGGACTATTCGAAAAAAGAATTAGAGAGAGAAGAATGAAAATGATAGAGTTAATGTTGAGGAGAAAAGTAGATGAGGTTATTAGTTTGATTGTAAAAGAGAATTCTGATTATATATCAGAGCAAATAAATGAGAAACATAATTTGTTGAATTTAATTAATGAAGTTTATAATAAAGTAAAGGAGAAATTATAGTTATCTTGGTATTATTCCTTTTCTCTTCATTTCTCTTACAACTAGTTCTCCAATCCTTGATAAGCCGTAATATTTATGATGAGTACGTGTTTCTTTTTTTGGTTTTGATCTCCTATCTATAAATTTTATTATTTTAGCGTTTTTTTCCTCAAGCAATCCTGCTTTTTCTAATTCTTCTAATTTAGGAGTAACTTCCTCTAAAGGTTTGTGAAGTAATTTTGCATAAGTTAAAGCATGATCCGCATTTACTTCATCAGCAATTTTAAGTATGTCAATAGCCATTTGATCATTTTTGACTAAATCTATATATGCATCGATCAACTCTTTCTCGTCTAATTGTCTTAAAAGATGATCTCCTTCTCTTGTAAGTTTATAATATGTATGATGCTTATGGACTTCTTTACTTAATTTAAACTTAGCCTCAGTGTTTTTTAACGTAGCTCCATGAACCCTCTCAATTAGTCCTACTTTTTCAAGTTTATCTAATAAATCTACTACTTCTTGTATTGGAATTTTAGTGTTTAGCATTATTGATTTTCCATAGTCTACGTTAGCTTTCTTTAAATGTTTTAGGATTTCTAACATTCTTTTATCTTTTAAAATTTCTAATAATTTTTGCTTTAATTCTTCATCCATCCTTCACTCTCCCTTCAAGAATTTTACTATTTCCTCATTAAACTTCTTAGCATCATCAAGATAGCATGCATGCTGTTTTCCAACAATTATAAGTTTAGCCGATTTTATATGATTTAGAATTATTTCAGCATTTCTTCTTGGAGAAATACTATCTTTTTCTCCCCAGATTAGAAGTATTGGTTTTCCATCTAGATTTTTAAGTTTACTTTCATAGGAAGGAACTCCAACCGCACCTACTAGTACTAAACCTTCTACCATGTTAGGATTATCGACTGCAAAGCCTAGAATAGCTTCACCGCCCATAGACGCTCCTAAAAGATATGCTTTTTCTATATTCATTGTGTCCATAAAATCTTTGATGAAACTTGAAAGAGAATCGAAATCACCATTTTGTGATTTACCAAAACCGGGAAAGTCTATTGAAATTGCCTTAAATCTTGCTGATGCTATAGAACTTACTGTACCAGTTTCTACCCAGGTATATGCATTAAATCTGGCTCCATGGAATAATAAGAAAGGTTTTCCTTCTCCTTCTTCAATAAAATGAATTTTAGCACCTTTTACGTTAACAAAGTTATCTTTCATGAATGAATAGTTAATTTTTAAGACTAAAAAATTTGTTATCTGGCTAAAGATTCATTTTCAAATACTAGCTTTTATACTTTTCTTCTTCCTCAATCTTATTAGAAATGAAATCTATCAAACTCTTATCAATTACGTTAACTGCTGGATACACTTTCCAACTTAACACTTTTGAATATTTTATAAATGTAGAAACTTTAATATTCCATGGAGGAGAAGAAAAAAGCTGAAGAACCTTATTAAAATCTTGCAAAAGAAACACCTTTCCTGGAGATACTGCAAAGACTAAATCCGCTTTTGTGGATAATGCCGTAGGTGCTAATGCATCGTTGTAAGATTCTATTATAAGATTTGAATTTAAAAATTTTGATACACAATAATCTGCTAATGTTGAAGAGGAATCTATTAGTTCCCTTATTTTTTCTGGCTGAGTTTCTATAGCACGAACTTCTTCTAAGAATTCCTCTAAAGGTTTCCTTATTGAATCTGGTATAATTGAGTAAAATACTGAGGAATATAAATGATAGACTTTATTACAATCATAATATCTAATCATTACTGGTATACCTGAGCTAATTAGCTCATTATATAATCTGATATTCATTTGAATTTTTTCTATGTCTGGTGGGGAAAACAAAATTGCAAATGGATTTATCTCTTCTACTGGCATGCCAGTTTCGTCATAATATTTTAATGCGTCATTTCCTGCTAGAATTTTTAGTTCTCTACTTCTTAGTAATGTAGAAAAACTATACCATACATTATGCCCAGCAACTGGCTTTAATGGTCTAAAATCGTAGCCAATATTTCTCAGTTCTCTCAATAAATGTAAGGAAAAAGTAGTCTTACCTGAATCAAATTGTAATAATCCATTTATTAATATCCTCATCCTAATGATTTTCTTATTTTTGCCATTTCTAAAAGGTAACTCTTAGCTTCATCAATGTTACCCTCTTTTAATGCTATTAGTGCCAAACTGGATATTAATGCATGCTTTCTGCCCACTGAGTTTGAGTCGCCTATTTTAATGTTAAGAGTACTTTCTGCATATGACAAATCCTCCATAATTTTCTTTATGGTTTCTTCACTTACATTCCAAATCTCTTTCATTAAGTCTAATGAATCATAACTTACAAACTTAGCAGCAGCTTGAAGATCATGTTTAATATATCTATAATTTTTCTCTAATACTTCCCATTCTTTTTCAGTAAGCTTAGATAGTGAAGATACACCTATGAGTTCTGGAGGTATACCAATTGAATATAGTGCACCAGTGAACGTTATTGCTCTTGGTAAAGTAACTTTACCTGTACTCCTAGAATAACCAAATAAGCCTATATGCAATTTTCTAGCTCTTCTTTTAGGCAGAAGTAGTGCTATCTTATTTATTATATCTGCCAAACTTTCTATTATAGGTTGATATGAAGAAGTATATACGCTTGCTATTCTATATAATATCTTCTCATCTTCTTCGTCTAATAATTCAAATTCAGATATTTCCCTCTCATTAATCTTTCTAATAGCATTATTAACTTCATTATCCTCATAGTCGTATTTAAAAGCAGATTGCACTGTAAAAGTATAAACTCCCCTATACTCATCTATTACTTTTTCAAAGTTCATAGGATTAAAATGTCCTCTAAACGGCAATGAACCTACTCCTATTAAAGGAAATATTTTGATACCATATTTTTTCTCCATCTTACCTAGTCTGTTCAAAGCATATTTTACAGACAATACAGCCGAAATAAGACCATAATTCATTGCAGGATCAGATCTAGCTAAGAATACTCTCATATAGGGAGGTTTCATCGCTTTAATATATTCACCTACTATTTGATCTATCCTAAACATAGAATCCCTATCTTCGATCAAAGGAATAATTTCGATACTTTTAGGATTTATCTCTCCAATCAGATCTTTTACATAGATGTCATCAACCAATCTCACATTCTCTTTATTCACTATAGCAACTTCATAATATTTCACAATAGCAATTAATTCTTTATAATCTGTTGTAAAAGGTAAAATTACCTCAAACACTGGTGGTGTAGGTTTAGTATTAAAGAATTTCTCGGCCAGATCATAAGTAATTGGAATACTTTCCATTGTCTCAGCAAATACTTTCTTTTCAGCTCCTTCAATTTTTGGATTAGGTATCCTGTAGGTAAGAAATACGTCCCTACCTAAGATCTTCTCTTTAAAAAATTCAGGATATTGTGTTAGAAGTTTTCTCACTACATGGGTATCAACATCTTTTCCTTCAGCATCCCACATAACCTCATCTATGCCATAATGCTCATAAGCTAAATAAGCCTCAATAACTTCGCTTTCACCACTAATAACTTCACTTCTACTCCACTCTGGTACTCTAGCATTATCTGGATGCTGAGTTGACATAGTCCTAGGTATCTTTCTCATTTCCTTAATAATTCGAGTTATCCCTTTTTAAACTAAACTATAAAAATAAGTTCGATTTTTGTTATTTTATGCCACCAAATATTGGTGAATTAGCACCGGATTTTGAAGCAGAATCCACATTAGGTAAAATTAGGCTTTCAGATTATAAAGGTAAATTTGTAGTCCTATACTTCTATCCTAAGTCATTTACACCAGGATGTACTAGAGAAATACAAAGATTTTCGGAACTCTATGAAGAGTTCAAAAAACTAAATGCAGAAATAATAGGAGTAAGTGCTGATAATATAACTACGCAAAAAAGGTTCGCTGAGAAATATAATGCTAAATTCCCAGTTGTTGCAGATAAGGAAAAAAAGATAATTGAAACCTACGGAGTATTAAATGAAAAAGGAACTAGCGCCCAAAGAGTCACCTTTATTATTGACCCAGAAGGAAAAATAGTCGAAATACTAAGAAATTTAAAGAAAGCCGAAGAACATGCCGACAAAGCTCTTGATATAATAAAAAATAAGAAGTCATGAATCAATAATTCTCTTATATAATTTTTTCTTAAATGATTCTATTGGATCATTTAATACTATTGGAATTTTATTTAAAATATCGGTAGGAGTGATATGAGGCCCTAATTCAGAGTAAGCTAAAGTTCCAGACAAACTATTCACAAACACACCTAGTGCTGCAGCATCAAAAGGAGATATTTTTTGAGAAAGAAACGTCCCTATAATACCGGTTAAGGTATCACCTGTCCCTCCTACAGTCATTCCAGGGTTACCGGTTTTATTTAGTCTAAACTCCTTACCATCACTTACTATATCTACATAGCCTTTTAGTAAAACGATACAATTGCATTCCTTAGCTTTCTTTACCACTTGAGTAATTCTTTTCTTTATATCTTTTTCAGCCTCTTCCTTGAAAAATATCTTAAATTCTCCAGCATGAGGAGTTATTACAACATTTGGATAGAGTCTATACCCAGAAATTGCCTTCAAAGCGTCAGCATCAATTACAGTAGGCTTATTCTTTTCCATTAAGTAGTTTACAATCATTTTTGATGCTTCAATAGTTTCTTCACTTAGACCCATCCCGGGTCCTATAATTATACTATCAGCCCTATCTATCCAAGGTTTTAATTCCTCTAAATTATTAGGTGAGATATTTTTACCAGAAAGTTTTATAGCAATTAGATCCGGAGAGTATCCTGCTATAATTTTAGCGGTCTCTTCAGAAGAAGCAACGTAAACCAAATCAGCTCCGGTTCTTAATGCTGCCAATGCTGATAAAGCGGGTGCGCCAGTAAAAGTGTAACTACCACCTATTACTAATACTCTACCATTATCACCTTTCTTAGATTTATAATCCCTTTTCTTTATGCTAACTACTAGATCACCCGGACCAACGTAAATTTCAGCTTCTGGTGGTATTCCAATTTTCTTTACAACTACATTAAAATTATATTTCAATAACCCTTTCTTCATATCATGAAAAGTCACTATTAAATCTGGTTTAACATATTCTCCTGGAGCCTCACCAGTATCAGCGTCTATCCCAGAAGGTAGATCTATTGAAACTTTGAAACCTTTACTTTCGTTAAATACTCTTATTGCTGTAGCAAATGGTTCCCTTGGTTTTCCCCTAAATCCTGTACCTAGCATTGCATCCACTAACACATCAGCTTCAACTGGTTTCAAATCTTCAAGATCCTTTATTTCATCAATCTCAATTGAATAATCCATATCAAGAATAGCATTATAATTAAAAACTGCATCTTTATGCTTATTTTCTCCTAAAACAATAACTTTAACCTTAACACCTTCACCAGCTAAGTGCCGTGCAGTTACTAATCCATCACCTCCCTTTCCTCCATGTCCTACAAATATTACTGCATTATTAGGTTTAATCCTCGTTAAGATCTCATCTTTTACACTTCTTCCAGCGTTTTCCATTAATAGAAGAGTCGGGATTCCTAAAGCCTCACTATTTATTTCGATAGCACGCATTCTTTTTGTGTCTATCATTAATATAAAGTGCTAAGTAGGGATTTATCTCAGTTTCGGGTTACTTCTTCACCAATCCGAGTTGAAGTCATTCATCACTTTCTTTTAAATATTTTTATACTTAAACTATTATCCTTTACTCATGAAGGGAACAAAAACCGAAATGGGATTAAAAGAATTATTCCTAGCTAATAGTGAAGATCATTTATTTCTATATTTTTTATCGGAAAAACTTGAAGAATTGAATAAAAAAGAAGAAGCTAAGATGCTGAAAGAAAAAGCATTAGTAGAGTTAGGACATGCTAAGGGAATTTTTGAAAAAATGAATAAATATTTAGGAACAGAATACTTAAGAAATTGGCTTAACGAACTAGAGAAAAATGAAACTAAAGAGATTAAGGAGAAGTTCGCGTATACAGCTACACAATATATGCTCAGCAAAATTCTTTCCGAAAAAGTTATAGATAAAAAAACTAAAGAGGAATTATTAGCGAAAGCTAACGAAAAATACAATGAAGCTAAACAATGGTTTGAAGAATTACTTAAATCTGGCTCAGATTTAATGTAAGGAATACTATTTTAAAATATAAACGTAAATAGATAAACAAATCTTTATATATTCAAAGAGAAGATAGATATAAGGGGGTTTCCCAAAATGGCCCTCGTAGAAGTAAAAGAAATATTAAATAAATTCGTAGAAAAAGAAAGTGAAGAGCACGTAAGCACATACAATAATGTTGCACTAACGGCTAAGGCTGAAGGTTATAGTGACATAGAAGCAATGCTATGCGCATATGCTGAACAAGAAGAAGATATTGCAAGAACAGCAAAGAAAGTTCTTGAATTATTATCAGTAAAAGAAGTATTAAGCAAATTTGCAGAAAAAGAAAATGCTGAGCATGTTGCAGAATATAACAAAGTAGCCTTAACGGCTAAGGCTGAAGGTTATAGTGACATAGAAGCAATGCTATGCGCATATGCTGAACAAGAAGAAGATATTGCAAGAACAGCAAGAAAAATTGCTGGTGCACTTTAAAGCTATTTTTTGGTATTACCTTTTTCCTTATCGAAATTATTTAAGCTCTTCTATTTAATCTATTTTTATATGATAATTGGTTATGTAGTTGGTTCAGCAACTACTCAAGAAGCAAATGTGTTATTAGAGAAAAAAGTAAGATCAGGTTATTACGTTACCTTAGAATATGATGATGAAAAAGTATTAGGCTTAGTTACGTTAATTACTACTGGAAGTCCTTTAGTTGATGACAGTCTCAACGATATTGAACTTGTACAACGAATAAAGCAAATGGGAAATAAAATTCCTATTTACATGAAAGCTAAAGTTAAGTTACTTTGCAAATTGGACGGAAAACTCTCTCAGCCTGACTTACCTCCAGTAGCCGGAACACCTGTAAGATTAGCAACTAACGAAGAACTAAGTACGATATTTTCTGAGGGAACTATAAGGATCGGTAAATTAATTGGAAGCGATGTTGAGGTTAGGATCAGAGTAAACGCATTAACTAGGCACTTAGCTATTCTAGCTGCAACGGGGTCTGGAAAATCTAATACAGTTGCTATTCTTTCCTCTAGGTTATCTGAGGTATTTGGAGCAGTATTAATTTTTGATTATCACGGAGAATATTATGAGAGTGATATTAAGAATTTAAATGACATAGAACCAAAAATAAATCCTCTAAATTTGACTCCAGATGAATTTGCGACTTTACTGGAAATTAGAGAAAATGCTACAATTCAATATAGGATATTAAGGAGAGCGTTCAAAAGTTTTCTTGAAGAAACTAAAGAAAAATTAAAAAATAGTAATGTGAACTATAATGAGCTTAATATTAATTTTAGGAATTTGATACTTAAAAAAGTTGATGAAGTAAGTAAAAACGAGAAAAGAAAGGATAGTAAAGATGAGGTTATTAATAAAATAGAAGATTTTCTAGATAGATACTCTGAGATTATTGACTTCACTGCTGGGGATGTTGTAGATAAAATAAAAATAGGTAAAGTAAATGTAATAAACTTAAGTTCTCTGGATGAAGATGCAATTGATGCTATAGTTTCTCACTACCTAAGAAAAATATTAACTTCTAGGAAAGAAAATAAAATGAAGAGAAAACTCGGTTTAAGATTTCCAGTACTAGTAGTTATTGAGGAAGCTCATGTGCTATTATCTAAAGATAGTAATACTCTAACAAAACATTGGGCTGGAAGAATTGCTAGAGAAGGAAGAAAATTCGGTGTCGGTCTAATAATCGTTAGTCAGAGACCTAAAGGAATTGACGAGAATATTTTAAGCCAAATGACTAACAAGATAATCCTTAAGATGGTTGAGCCTACTGATAAGAAATATGTACTTGAAACTAGTGACAACCTTAGTGAAGATATAGTCGAGGGTCTTTCAGCCTTAGATACTGGGGAAGCAGTGATAGTTGGTAACATAGTGAGGATGCCAGCTATAGTAAAAATTGATAAGTTTGAAGGAAAACTAGCTGGAAGCGATCCAAATCTAATAGAAGAATGGAAAAGAGCTAAAGAAGAGATTGAGGAACACTCAGATGTATTAAATTGGGGTGAGTAAAACGCAGATTTTACATATTTCTGATACTCATTTAGGTAAGAGACAGTACAATCTTGATTTTAGGGAACAAGATGTGTATGATACTTTCTCACAACTTATTGATATAGCTATTAAAGAGCATGTAGACGGCATAATACATACTGGTGATTTATTCGATATAAATGATCCCCCAAATAAGGCAGAAATAGTAGCTATAAGAGAACTTAAAAGGTTAAAAGAAGCTGGAATTCCATTTATAGTTATTGCAGGAGATCACGATAGTCCAAAAAAGTTTACATCTATCTATCCTCAGAAAATATTAGAAGAATTTGATTTAATTAAATTCTTGTCTAAACCAGATACACCGTATAAATTAGGTGATATTGCTATTTATGGTATTTCTCATGTTCCAAATGTTGCCAAAGAGAGACTGAAAGAACTACTTTCTAGATTAAAACCGGAAAATAAGAAAAGTATACTGCTCTTACATCAAGGGCTAAAGGAGGTATTACCCTATGAGGGAGCATGGCAAATACAAATAGACGATCTACCTAAAGCTTTTCCCTATTATGCTTTAGGCCACTTTCATACAAGAAGGGTGTTTCAACTTGATGGCGGAAGAATTATTGAAATAGCTGGTTCACCAGATATATTGAGAGAAGAAGAAATAGACGGATATGAGAAAGAGGGAAAGGGTGCAACACTCATAGATTTCTCTGGTGATATACCTTCGATCCAGAAAATTAACATAGATGTTCGAAAGCAATATGTAGTAACTTTAAACACTAACAATCTAAAGGAGGAAATAAGGAAGTTAAGGGAGAAATATGATACAAAAAATGAGAAAAAACCCATATTTCATATTATACTTGAAGGAAAGTCTATTCCTAAAAATATTCTAATGAAAGAGTTACAAGAAATTAATAACTTTGCTCCTTATTGGAGGATATATAAGGATAATACAAAAGAGAAAGATGAAAAAGATGTTAAAATTGATTTACCTACAGATACTACAATAGAAAATCTAATATATAATTATCTAGTTAAAATTGCTAATTTTTCAGAGATTGAAGCCAGAATAATAGTTGATATAATTAACCGAGCTGATGAAAGAGAATATGTTAAGGAAGAGTTGACTAAAATGATTGGTGTTGAAAATGATAATAAAAAGAATTGACATTGAAAATTTTTTAAGTCATGAAAGATCATTAATAGAATTTAAGGGAACTGTTAACGTTATAATAGGACATAATGGTGCAGGTAAAAGCTCGATAATCGATGCAATAAGTTTTAGTCTATTTAGGAAATCATTGAGAGATGCAAAGAAACAAGAAGATTTAATAAAACGAGGAGCAAGTAGAGCTACTGTAACTTTATACCTAGAAAATAAAGGTAAAATTTATATTATAAAAAGAAATGCTCCGAACCAGTATGCATCGGAAGACACAATCTCTGAATTAGTTAATGAAACAAGGAGAA from Sulfolobus sp. S-194 encodes the following:
- the mre11 gene encoding DNA double-strand break repair protein Mre11; the encoded protein is MSKTQILHISDTHLGKRQYNLDFREQDVYDTFSQLIDIAIKEHVDGIIHTGDLFDINDPPNKAEIVAIRELKRLKEAGIPFIVIAGDHDSPKKFTSIYPQKILEEFDLIKFLSKPDTPYKLGDIAIYGISHVPNVAKERLKELLSRLKPENKKSILLLHQGLKEVLPYEGAWQIQIDDLPKAFPYYALGHFHTRRVFQLDGGRIIEIAGSPDILREEEIDGYEKEGKGATLIDFSGDIPSIQKINIDVRKQYVVTLNTNNLKEEIRKLREKYDTKNEKKPIFHIILEGKSIPKNILMKELQEINNFAPYWRIYKDNTKEKDEKDVKIDLPTDTTIENLIYNYLVKIANFSEIEARIIVDIINRADEREYVKEELTKMIGVENDNKKN